The segment ctgttgttagctgacaggagtggcacctggtgtggtcttctgcagaccttggttgtaaccagtggttatttgacttcctgttgcctttatATCATCTTggaccagtctggccattctcctctgacctctggcatcaacaaggcattttggctactggatattttctctttttgggaccatcctctgtaaaccctagagatggttgtgctgaaaatcccagtagatcagcagtttctgaaatactcagagcagaaacataaaaataacacattaagTATCCTGATTTAAAAGAAATGCTAATAAAATACAAGTGCATTTAGAGTAGAAATCCACCATtatagtgtgtttttgtgtttggaaCATAATTGGGATCTGAACGGGTAAGGGAGTTTGTCTTCATAGAGAAATGATGCATTCGCTTTGAAAGGCTCGACCCTTTGACCTCCTCTTGTCATGGCTGCTGGCTCTGACCACGAGTCAGCTACAGTAAAAGTGCTGTCTCACCCCTCTGTAACAGACAGCTACactcaactgaactgaacctTTGTGTTTCCTGAGCTTGGCTCTGCCTTCCATTCAGTTGTACACAGCAGACAAAGATGGAGAAGAAACAATTTAAGAGTATAATCAAATCAATAACGTCAACCAGTTCCAGTCCTGTGGAGATTTGACATTTGTTCCGGTATGTCATGCTTGTCTTTCTAAAGTCCACAGTAGAGTCCATTGTGCCCTCGTTACCTGCTGGTTGTGAGGGATCAACTGACCAGCTCCTTTATTAGCCAATCATCACATGCGTAAAGAGTGCCTGAGGGATTATCAGGGATAAAGAACCATGGCAGAATGAGGCTTAGCTCATACAGCCTCCTGCATCCGGCTTCTGGCTTTTAAATGAATACCCCGTACACAGTAAACAGCAATCCGTAATAATGGCAGAAGTGCTCCCTCAGCACTGTTACAGTGAGCTGGGAGACAGAATATATCACTGGGAGATTCTGTCTAAGTGATAAAAATGCATAAAGTCAGCTCTTCTTATATTTACTCTATCAGGGTGATGGTGCagattttacaataaaatattttgtttagagtggaaacagacaactgtATAACTTTTCCTCCTCTAGTGTTTCCCAGTGGTGTAATTGTTGGCGCTGCTGTTCTGGATTGCTTTCCCGTTTACTCAAAGCAACGACCACAGTTTCCAGTTTTTTCgccaaaaactttttttgtaataGAGATATGACAACAGTTGTTattcagaaaacaacaacaagccaGAGGTATAAAAAGTCCAATTATATTAAGTCCTTTCAGAGTTCTAGATCcctagtaatgagtggatcttcaagcgtttatatatattaatgtgaactgcatatattctgatcctcactctgagaaaaaaaaagcatagtggagcgtgttgttcctgtgggctacagcaacactaaacccctgagcttgcctgagaaggactaagtgcacaaacctgctatttttaaatatcccatggagagagactctcccTGAAGCCTGTTTTAtcttgttctgaaaatgtcggcgtgcagcctcgttctgtggacgataaacaaggtgcagactgataaaggaggaaataaagtGAGCCCTGGACGGAGCAgcgagtgacaacaaccccgctcATATTTAAGAAGACTGTTTGTgttggaaacactagggtctaggtaccatgtctgaagggttactgttggttccaaaggtaccacaCTAAAAGTGTTTAATGGTAACAGCTGACCGATATCAACGGGGCAGTCACTTTGGATACGTGGACAGATGATTCCTCCAGAATTGGTTAtctttgtgtcactttgcaTTACATCAACAACAAATAGGACCTGACTGAGCGAGTGCTTTGTTGGCCACTCCAGGATGTTGCGATATTATGATTGCACCACTTAAAACCAATTTAAGCAATCCCCGTTAAGAACAGCCTCGCAGTTTTGTCCACAAGTTTCCCCCACGTCACCACTCACttccttgtttctggttgtgaagatgcagACGTATGAGACACcagctttgttgtttttttttgttttgttttgtttcgttCTTCAGAAAGGCTGCGTTGAAATCAGGCATGTTAGGTCGCAACAATCCCAGAAAAACCTGCAAAATCATGAATGGATTGAGGCAGATTGATGTGCAAAATAGCGTAGTGGGAAAATGATGTGTTTAGTCATGGGACTTGTATGAACTTGTCGGGGCTGATCAGGATTTGACTTGGAGATAATTATGGGTAATGGATCAGTTCCAGTCCTGAACCTTGCACTTGCAAGTTTGCCAAAGTGCACACATGTAGGACTCTACTCTTTGGTAAAGGGGGATAGCTACCCACAGCTATCAGGGAAAACGAAAGGACCACCCTCTTCCAGTTTTGGTTGCGCAGTGGTTGATGCACTGTCTTTGTGTCATAAAtcgagccttcattttcccaggaTATTGTACCTGGTGACAAACAGAATTACATCATGACAGCAAAGCTAATAGGAAACCAATCTAAATGCTGATGGTGTTATTATTCTAAAGCCATTACATTGTgtaatcaacatttacttcataatgataaaataaagcaaaataacTTGTTAAGGATGTCTggtttgtcactgtgtgtgtgcagatatgCCAGCCTGTACTTCTGCTGTGCCATCGAGGACCAGGACAACGAGCTCATCACACTGGAGATCATCCACAGATATGTGGAGCTGCTGGACAAATACTTTGGCAGTGTGAGTGTCTGATGTCTCCTCTCTTATTCTGTCATATGTTAGGTATCAACATGGAACCACCTGTTGAACCTAGACAGTACTACGTGTTCATAATAAGTGCGCTTTAATTTCTAAAGGTTTGTGAGCTGGACATTATTTTCAACTTTGAGAAGGCTTACTTCATCCTGGATGAATTCCTGCTGGGTGGTGAAGCTCAGGAGACGTCCAAAAAGAACGTATTGAAGGCCATTGAGCAGGCCGACTTGTTACAGGAGGTAAGTTATCTAATGACATCGCTGTGGGAACAGTAATGATGATTTCATACCATTAGTCACTCTCTGTTTCTCCTGCTTCATTAGTAATCTGCCCTCAGTCTCCATTGTAACTGTGTCAACATTTGTGATTTCTCAGACGATGTTAAACTGCTTCCTCGCTTAAAGTTATAATCCTTAAGATTTCAGATCTAGTTGAGAAGGTTCAGTGTTACTGGTGGTGACAGAAAGTAAGGTTTAATACTTCATATTCAACAAGTATGTTTCCATTGCACTGTTTcgcattttgttgttgtccgTACATCAACGTTTCCACCTCATCAAAGCGTAAAACTTGCACTCAGTTTTTTATTTGCAAATGTGCAGAACATTAGATGGAAATACACCTTCTGTGGCTGCTCGTTATTGTTCCATAACTTGCTGCAACATTTAAAACTAATGCTTTTTTGATGAACAGTTGCAGTCAGAGCTACCCTCTGTGATAAGTACATTGTGTTTCCTGTGActgcttcagaataaaagctgctcgtgtttcatcagcggaatGTTTTTTAACTAGCTGCTGAAGGAAATGTTGGTTTTGCATTAGTTTGTAACTTTATTCAGCTCTGATACACCGTGTACACACTGAACAGTGAGGTTGATATAAAAGAGATAGAACAGTAACACTGGATAACACACTGAAGCATTTGTGAATTCTTATCGCATGTGAAGGCAATTTAAATCCAGCGCAGTGATGGCGGACTCTGCCATTAACAATGAAGTCATTATATAGAGAGGCAACTACTGAATGTGAATACGTGGAATGGCGTTTGCAGACAAATTGTAGCCTGGCCTCACCAGACTAATTCACAAAGGtctttgcacaccaagtctgtattttatatacatgtatctttgtgtttttgtaatttgtCATTCGATAAAAATCGTcacgcacagaaaccttgcacactgagtccgagtattttattgttctattcatTGCAAAAATTTGTAGTTTGAGACAAAAAGGAAAGACGCGGTTGCTCCACTAGAGTTGCCTCCCTGGCTGTTGCCACTCTCTGCCTgtgtcttgcatttggcaccGTGACTACTTGAAGAGGCTGAGCTCTCCTTCCTCTATGTTTCCAGACTTTCGTCAcgccgccacattttcttctctgCTTCTTCGTCAGAAAATTCTCCAGACTTTTGACGGATGCTAAATAAATGCAGAAGCCTGTTCCTAAAACTTAAATGACGGATGAAAGCTTCGGAGTCAGCGTGTAAACTTAATTGACACAATGTGAGGTCATATTAATTTGTAAATGTGCAACAATTTCGGACGAAGAATACAGACTTGATGTGCAGTGGCCTTTAGTCTGAAACCTCTCAGTGCATTTTGAGTAGatgaagctgcagctggagcagctatgTACGTGACTCGCCCACCATATCTACATGTCAGTCCACGATCAGCCACCCTGCACCTTTTGGTCTGGAAGCAGAAGCCCTGAAAGAAATACTAAGTTAGtgattagctagctatgaaggTTAAAAGAGAGGCAGTGAGGGTTACATCTCGTTACTTAAAGAGTGAATCATGTCTTCATGCATAATGAATCATAAAGTTAATCACTGCTACGTTTTGCCTCATATTTATTCACCAAGACATTGTGTGGTAGCAGGTTTCAAGTCCTGTTGGTGGGTTCGTCCTGTAGCGGTGGTGGCTGCGGTTTGTAGGGCAGTGTTTTGTAGGCGTCAAacagaatgtggctgcatttcTGATTTCCAAGGGTTGTTATCAGCGACCGTAGATCAAATGTCTCTGGACGCAACAGGATAGActtacagccaatcagagcaccGCAACATGTGATGTAGCACTGAGCAACAGACAAATAGAAACAGACTACAGAGTggagagatgagctgtgatgttgttgcatcatttaaaaataacatcaacTGGGTGTTTCCAGAAATGCCTTAATGACGCTTCTCTTTACTAAGATAGGTTTACGTCCCTGAAACAAGGGTATGTGAGACAAAAATGATGTCTTCACATATTTTGTGTTCATTGCTAAGGCTCCTCCTGTAGTTAGGAGTCGtatcaacccccccccccccccccccccccaatattAGATATTCGAGTGATTCGAGTCTGGTCAAATGGAAATCTGTCTTAACGGGAGGGGGACGAGACACATCTGCCAGAGCACATAAAACATGACCTGCAACATTCATCTGGTTCCCAGGCTAGAAGAATTGACAACTGTAAGTGGTATCAAACATGTGCTTTGAGTTTGTTAAAATCTTAAGGTCTACAACGTTTAGTTTTCTTCAAGTCAGAGTCGGAGTATTACAGAAAAGTAAAAGCAAAGCAGCTAAAAATATTCGAGGAATTGAAATGTACTTAAATTAGAGTTCACTTCAGAAACGTGACACCTGCTTTATGTCTTGTGATTTCCCTTTCATCGGCTCCACTGTGCTTTATTGTCTCCATTTAGTGTGCTTGATCTCGATCTTGATTTCAGCtgacttttttctctctttgcctGTTTATTCTTTCACTGTTGTGATTTGCAGAATATAGACTTTCAGATGCGCCTATTTGCAGGTACAGTTTGTAAAAACCCAAATAACCCTGACTGTGTAGTGTTAGATCAGTAGCTTTAGACGTACTGTAGATTCACCAACACACAGCTAAAGCCAGCAGAAACAACATATCAGCAACAGCAATATGTCAAGCGTCATGAACACTATAGATATTGAAGttgctggtgtgtttttctgcttcaTGTTGACTTGATATCTCTGATGTAACTGTAATCCTAGGCACTAACCAATAACTCTTCATCAGCAGCATATCTACATGAAAAATCTTGGtactagaaaacaaaataacattgaGAGAAGGAACTTTTGTGTCGTTATATCCCCACAGTAGATGTCTGAAAATTAAAGGGAATATCAGTGAATTCAGTTCCAGGTTCAGTTATACAATATGTATTATATTCAAACATGTTCTCTCTGTCGGTGTAACTAAAATGTTCCCAATAATTTGATTCTCCAAACATCATATATCCTTTTGAGTCTTGTATCTGATGGTTGAAGTGAGGAGAGCTCAGGTTGCAGCCCTGAAACAAAGCCTCATTGTCTGCCCTGCTGagaccacacacaaacacttctgGCCCAGATTAGCATTTCATATAGAGGCAGCATAATTACAGTAACAAAACCACAGTCTCACTGCAATTAGGATTCTGGCCGAAGACAAACTGAGCAGCAAACCAACAAACACCACAGCTGTTTCAGCTCCAGCACACAAGACACTCCTTTATCAAAACCAAAAGCTGAACATAAACCTGAATTAGGCAAAATGCACTCAGTATTTGGCGTCATGCAGTAGTCTGGTATCGACCTCGTCAGTGTGTGCAGGCTGACGGGTTTACTGGATTTGTTTGCTCAACATTTAGTCAGTTAGCGAGCCAAAAGGCCGCCGCTAATGAGCTCTGGGAATCAAAATCAGGTCACTGCTGGCAAACCATTAACATCCAATGGAGAGTGGAGGTTATGTAAACTGTAGAGAATGACCAATGCTGAATGACCAATACAAACATTCCTTAAAGTTGGCcatttgtgatttttaaaatgtcactaaAGCAGGATATTctgcagtttttaaaataaCCAGCACAAGTAACGTGTGCTGCAGAATAAACTCAAATTAAGTAGGGCTAAGTGTCTGTACTGGATACCTTCAAGATATTGACCGAAATAACACAGTACCAAGTAGCATCAAAAAgtctccagtcaaacgatacctgcattCAATTCTTTTTATGCTTGGGTCTGATCCTGGAATGCGCCGACTCCCcagcagatcagcaaactttctgttgctgctttcTCCGGAGCCGCTCTCCTCAGTCAGTCTGTTCAACATACAGTATGCCTGGTTAGCACGTGCTAACACAGCACTGGCTAACATGCAACACTGAGCCGTTAAACAATCCAAACAAAGTCACACCGACATCAAAGCAGCTCGGCTTTGTTGCTTAATTCGTTGTGGTGTGGTGTATTTGACAGAGCTGGCAGTTCAGCAtgctgagatgccaccaaaacgtTTTAAATTATGGTGACACTACACACCACTCCTTTCACATTATAGGCGTCAAAGTACTCCATTGGTATCGGCATCATTTTAAGGGTAATTGTAACTTATGaaacgatacccagccctagaaATAAGAAAACAGTTGATCAAATGTACCTCAAGATAAATAACTGTGCACATTATCTAATTCAGTTACACTGAGATAAGCCATCAATGACCGATGATAGGCTGTTCATGTATCAGACAGGCTTTAGTCAACTTTACATgaatgtatttttctatttatttaaccttaatTCAACCAGGGAGTCCATTTGAGATTGAAATTTACAAGGTCTCTCATTTATAAGAGAGACCTGGCTGAGGTAGCAgccaatgaaaacacattaaaatgcaacaaatacaacatatgatacaaaatttcacaataaaacaacaacgattcaaacatagtggcctcacatgtctctgtcaccacatttaAGGATAAAttcaacctttaaaaaaaagcttttggcTATATATATCTTTATGTGGTGGTGCATTTCACTTTTTTACTGGTATATTGTTGAAAATATGACAtcacataaatatttaatattattattactatagagtggtgcaggaacgAGTCCTTAAACCTGGAGATTAGGTAGTATTTCTGCACTCCTGGTTTTCTCGgcttgaagtcagtgggtttttgtttagatgtctgaaataaagtctgtggataacacaagcttaagagacttgcATGTTTTGTTCTGCTACATAAAATACATCTGTAATTACCCCACTTGTTGACTTTTAagtttttatgtgtcttaaaaaaaggcagttgctaccAAGTGGCTAAACGAGAAAACAGAGTGTCATCACAccgaacacggctttacagctcTGTTGAGGTTGTCAGTCATgtgaccatggtgtagtttgtttgtagcctaacgttagctttttacttgtGGTTATTTCATTAACACTTAAAAAAGAATCATAAAAGTTGTGTTCATTTCAAAATTATCtttctgaacaaaacatgtatgtgtttcccacagagcttattttctgtaataatgCAAAATCCAGTGGAAGAATCCTGTTGGCTTTTTGTCGAGGGAGCCAGGGtgatatacaaaaaaaaatgccattCCTCTCTCTATAGCATCAGAGAGTTTATTTTTACAAGAATTAAATCTCAAGGCCTGGCAGTTTGTGTACATGTCGGACATAAAAGTCGTATTTTGCCTTTGTCATTTCTTGCTGTGTGATAGATCCATCTTCATTCATCATCTTTGTCATGTTGCTACATGCACATCCTGTATTAAAGAGAACACCAGGTCACGGCAAAGCATGAGGACACCAAAGTTTACAAACTCAGCTGACTTTAAAATGTTATCGAACAAACTTGGAATACAAATCGTCCTTAAGTTAGTAATGAAATGAATAAGCATTAGGAAATCCAACTGTGGCCCACAACCATTAGCTGTGAGGCAGCTGCAGCCCAGCCAAGTCTTTAATCCCTGAGGACAAACTGCAGCGCTGCTCATTGATTTACAGTCAGCAGCACCATCAGGTAGCTCGACTATAGagaacatactgtactgtgatCCTAAAAGGCTTATGGTAAGTTCCTAATGTCGGCGTTTTCCTTCTGAGTGTGTGCAGTTATGAAGTGAGGAGCTGTCTGAAACCTTTTAGATGATACTGTCACTTTGGAAGAAACAGGGTGGAAACCTCAAGAGTGCCAATCCACGTGTACCCTGTATTTATAGAGCCAGAGTGAAGACTGGGGAAGTTTGCCAAATGAGGAGGTCTTGTAACGAACATAGAGTCCGTCCAGGCATATGGTAACTACGAGACTGgtgcagtcagtcagtcagtcagcatgGGTTTCCAGTTCTGCGTGCTGTGGATTTCCACCTGCATGCACTTCTGTCAGTGTGACTGTCTAATAACTCCTGACAGAGAGTGAGGGTTACAACAGGCATGAGCTCAAACTTGAAAGTTTAGAACATGTCTGAACACACTCAGTTTCACTAACAGGCGGCATAATCCAACACTCTGCCATTTGGATGTGACTGTAGCAGAGAGATTAATTTGAATTTCTAATTTCATGCAAGCAActtgtgatttttaaaatgttttctattaaaaacacatttcaaattcATATTGCCCCTTTTGATAATGGATAATTAAAAGAGCTTTATGCTGCCTGTGTGAAGACTAGTCTGTCGTTTTACTAACAGCACTGAATGAAAATGCAGATTAAtgattctgtgtgtttgtaattgaaatggtggaaacatatttctaaacaataacatttAACCGTagtatttaacatttattaatGTTCATTCCACAGGTTTTATACATGATGTGTTGTTCCAAAATTTTGCTACCATCTTCAAATATTAAGATATTAAAGGATAAGGGAagtgttattttacattttgtcttACATTCAACAAAGACTATGTAAAGACCGAAACCAACAATGTATATAACTTCATTTTGTCTGTTGCACTCAGCCTCAAATTTATTTGTTcctactgtttttattgtattttattttatcaacaGCAGTTTATACAACAAAATTTAAATCATGAGAAGCAAAATAATTTTCCTTGCTGTTCagattttttcatgatttagaaACTATTCATTTTGGGAGAGATAAAGTGTACATATGAGCGCCATGAAATGAACTAAGCACAAAAGGTAaagaaatttgtgtttggtagattatttctttgttgtaacaatacttcttggcaataaatcttatactgttgcaaagcctgtttatttcccttttaaatggtgccacatttgtaagggaCATgaatttgtgggatgagcagcagagctgagtatatGGGTTGCACCCATGAAAGATTTGCTAAAttttctctgccaatgccaaaccgcttttttttgctgttgactcttgtttggtggattggatgattgatgtctgaagaaacaagacatattggcaatttaacaatttattcatttaacaaacaggagcctcaCTAGCGCGTGGAAGAACAATACGcagccacaacagcctggcacctcctcctcatgctggtcaccagcctggtcacacactgctgtgggatggcatcccattcttcaaccagcatttgtcaACCTGCAAGTCAGCCAGtgtggttgtgttggtcactctggcacaaacagcatgcccaagctgatcccacaagtgttcagtggggttgaggtcaggactgctggcaggccataccatcctctccactcccaaattctggaggtagtctctgATAAACCCTGCTCTGTGGGGCAAGCGTTGTCATCTTGGAGGATAGGTCCCAGACTGTGGAGATATGGGATTGCCACTGGTTGCAGAATTCCATCTCGATATGTCTGCATTGAGATTGCCTCCAATGAGGTACCAATCAGGTACCTGACTGTCAGCACCTGGGggtaccagaagctcaaaacaagagtcaatagcaaaaaaaagctgtttggcagagaagatttggcaaatttttcatgggtgcaacccacatactcagctctgctgctcatcccacaaatgcatgttccttacaaatgtggcaccatttaaaagggaaataaacaggctttccaacagtttaactttccttactttttgtgcttcaTTTTATATGTCGGGGAGActtgagagggaaaaaaaagaatcgCAGTGAGATTTGCTAAAATAAACACCATAGAGTCTTCTCTATAATACCTCCAAACAATCAGGCCGTACATATTTCACCCTCTTGGCCCAGTATTTAacgaacacatttttctgaagaCGAAGGGAAAAAGTAATCCTTTCCACAACATATCCACCATACCGCTTCACTGGTGTGGTGGCTAGTCTGAGAGTCTCTGGGGTACGGAGAATGTCCGGCGGTAGCAAAGTTGTATCAGTtttgcagactgtacgatgttCATGGATCGATAACAACTGTGAACGATCATAACTGATATGAGCTA is part of the Epinephelus moara isolate mb chromosome 10, YSFRI_EMoa_1.0, whole genome shotgun sequence genome and harbors:
- the LOC126396804 gene encoding AP-1 complex subunit sigma-2 isoform X4 is translated as MQFMLLFSRQGKLRLQKWYVPLSDKEKKKITRELVQTVLARKPKMCSFLEWRDLKIVYKRYASLYFCCAIEDQDNELITLEIIHRYVELLDKYFGSVCELDIIFNFEKAYFILDEFLLGGEAQETSKKNVLKAIEQADLLQENIDFQMRLFAAPS
- the LOC126396804 gene encoding AP-1 complex subunit sigma-2 isoform X3, producing MQFMLLFSRQGKLRLQKWYVPLSDKEKKKITRELVQTVLARKPKMCSFLEWRDLKIVYKRYASLYFCCAIEDQDNELITLEIIHRYVELLDKYFGSVCELDIIFNFEKAYFILDEFLLGGEAQETSKKNVLKAIEQADLLQEEAETPRSVLEEIGLT
- the LOC126396804 gene encoding AP-1 complex subunit sigma-2 isoform X2 — its product is MQFMLLFSRQGKLRLQKWYVPLSDKEKKKITRELVQTVLARKPKMCSFLEWRDLKIVYKRYASLYFCCAIEDQDNELITLEIIHRYVELLDKYFGSVCELDIIFNFEKAYFILDEFLLGGEAQETSKKNVLKAIEQADLLQESQSEDWGSLPNEEVL
- the LOC126396804 gene encoding AP-1 complex subunit sigma-2 isoform X6, producing MQFMLLFSRQGKLRLQKWYVPLSDKEKKKITRELVQTVLARKPKMCSFLEWRDLKIVYKRYASLYFCCAIEDQDNELITLEIIHRYVELLDKYFGSVCELDIIFNFEKAYFILDEFLLGGEAQETSKKNVLKAIEQADLLQEKCSMK
- the LOC126396804 gene encoding AP-1 complex subunit sigma-2 isoform X1, whose amino-acid sequence is MQFMLLFSRQGKLRLQKWYVPLSDKEKKKITRELVQTVLARKPKMCSFLEWRDLKIVYKRYASLYFCCAIEDQDNELITLEIIHRYVELLDKYFGSVCELDIIFNFEKAYFILDEFLLGGEAQETSKKNVLKAIEQADLLQENIDFQMRLFAGVMVPNMVSESSGLFQN
- the LOC126396804 gene encoding AP-1 complex subunit sigma-2 isoform X5; this encodes MQFMLLFSRQGKLRLQKWYVPLSDKEKKKITRELVQTVLARKPKMCSFLEWRDLKIVYKRYASLYFCCAIEDQDNELITLEIIHRYVELLDKYFGSVCELDIIFNFEKAYFILDEFLLGGEAQETSKKNVLKAIEQADLLQEPRHEYFNVPVY